One Cloacibacillus sp. genomic window carries:
- a CDS encoding glycyl radical protein, whose amino-acid sequence MNERIKKMRDESFETHPTIDIERAVLETEFYSQHEGKLPMPVLRASNFKYLCENKTIYIGPEELIVAERGPKPRAVSTFPELTCHSRHDFEVLTTRAQQNYTVDPKDMDVYEEKVEPYWRGRCMRDRLFERMPKKWTDLYEAGTFTEFGEQRALGHTMLDGLVYEKGMLDLKKDIAEARAKLDFINDPEATSKDEQLQGMDISCDAMIIFAERHAELAEKMAAECTDEKRRAELLKIAEVCRWVPAHAPRTFWEAVQMYWFVHLGTITELNGWDAMNPGHIDQHLGRFYETETKAGSLSRDEAKELLSCLWIKINNTPAPPKVGVTAKESGTYNDFTNINLAGLTRDGRDGSNDVTYICLEIFDELRLLQPQGNVQVSERTPDSVLRAAARVFRNGMGYPSMFNCDMVIQEQMLAGKTLEDAREGGNSGCIETGCAGKEAYLLHGYLNVPKLLEYTLSNGVDLLTGKQVSIKTGELSEFKTFDDLYNAFEKQMEYAVETKVGVDNYLRYQYATKMAATFLSCVIRDCIENGKDYYNGGPRYNTDYIQCCGIGTITDSLSAIKKHVFDDGRYTLEQIVDAIKKNWEGCEEMRLTLWNKTPFFGNDDDYADDIMRMVYESLYKTINGKHSILGPTYHLNMLSTTCHNYFGQKLAATPNGRFSGMPESDGTSPSHGADRHGPTAVVKSLAKMDQVKSGGTLLNQRFLPSVLAGEEGIEGVKNLIRSYFKLGGHHIQFNVVDQETLRDAQTNPDNYRGLLVRVAGYSDYFVDLDNYQQEEIIARNAQEGF is encoded by the coding sequence ATGAACGAAAGAATCAAAAAAATGCGCGATGAGAGCTTCGAGACCCACCCGACTATCGACATTGAAAGAGCGGTGCTTGAGACGGAATTTTACAGCCAGCACGAGGGCAAGCTTCCTATGCCGGTGCTCCGCGCCTCAAACTTCAAATATCTTTGCGAAAACAAGACCATCTACATCGGCCCTGAAGAGCTTATCGTAGCGGAACGCGGCCCCAAGCCCCGCGCGGTATCCACCTTCCCCGAACTCACCTGCCACAGCCGCCACGACTTTGAGGTGCTCACCACGCGCGCCCAGCAGAACTACACGGTAGACCCCAAAGACATGGACGTCTACGAAGAAAAGGTGGAGCCGTACTGGCGCGGCCGCTGCATGAGAGACCGCCTCTTTGAGCGTATGCCAAAGAAGTGGACCGATCTCTACGAAGCGGGCACCTTCACCGAATTTGGCGAGCAGCGCGCGCTTGGACATACCATGCTTGACGGCCTCGTCTATGAAAAAGGCATGCTCGACCTCAAAAAAGACATCGCGGAAGCCCGCGCGAAACTTGACTTCATAAACGACCCCGAAGCCACCTCAAAAGACGAACAGCTTCAGGGCATGGACATCTCCTGCGACGCCATGATAATCTTCGCAGAGCGTCACGCGGAGCTTGCCGAAAAAATGGCGGCCGAATGCACGGACGAAAAGCGCCGCGCCGAGCTGCTCAAAATAGCCGAAGTCTGCCGCTGGGTACCGGCCCACGCGCCGCGCACCTTCTGGGAGGCCGTCCAGATGTACTGGTTCGTCCACCTCGGCACCATCACAGAGCTCAACGGATGGGACGCCATGAACCCCGGACACATCGACCAGCACCTCGGCCGCTTCTACGAGACCGAGACCAAAGCCGGCTCCCTTTCCCGCGACGAGGCAAAAGAGCTGCTCTCCTGCCTTTGGATCAAAATCAACAACACCCCTGCGCCTCCGAAAGTCGGTGTCACGGCAAAAGAAAGCGGCACCTACAACGACTTCACCAACATCAACCTGGCAGGCCTCACGCGCGACGGCCGCGACGGCTCAAACGACGTCACCTACATCTGCCTTGAGATATTCGACGAACTTCGCCTTCTCCAGCCGCAGGGCAACGTACAGGTGAGCGAACGCACGCCCGACAGCGTACTCCGCGCCGCCGCCCGCGTATTCCGCAACGGCATGGGATACCCCTCGATGTTCAACTGCGACATGGTCATCCAGGAACAGATGCTCGCCGGCAAAACGCTTGAAGACGCACGCGAAGGCGGAAACTCAGGCTGCATCGAAACAGGCTGCGCCGGCAAAGAGGCCTACCTGCTCCACGGCTACCTCAACGTGCCCAAGCTCCTTGAATATACGCTCTCAAACGGCGTAGACCTCCTGACGGGCAAACAGGTCAGCATCAAGACCGGCGAACTCTCAGAGTTCAAAACCTTCGACGACCTCTACAACGCCTTCGAGAAGCAGATGGAATACGCGGTAGAGACAAAGGTCGGAGTAGACAACTACCTGCGCTACCAGTACGCCACAAAAATGGCGGCCACATTCCTCTCATGCGTCATTCGCGACTGCATTGAAAACGGCAAAGACTACTACAACGGCGGCCCGCGCTACAACACAGACTACATCCAGTGCTGCGGCATAGGCACCATCACAGACAGCCTCTCCGCCATAAAGAAGCACGTTTTTGACGACGGCAGATACACGCTCGAACAGATTGTCGACGCGATAAAGAAGAACTGGGAAGGCTGCGAAGAGATGCGCCTCACCCTCTGGAACAAGACCCCCTTCTTCGGCAACGACGACGACTACGCCGACGACATAATGAGAATGGTATACGAGAGCCTCTACAAGACGATAAACGGCAAACACAGCATCTTAGGCCCCACCTACCACCTGAACATGCTCTCCACCACCTGCCACAACTACTTCGGACAGAAGCTGGCGGCCACTCCGAACGGACGCTTCAGCGGAATGCCAGAGTCTGACGGCACATCACCGAGCCACGGCGCAGACCGCCACGGCCCCACCGCCGTAGTCAAGTCGCTTGCCAAAATGGATCAGGTAAAGTCCGGCGGCACGCTGCTCAACCAGCGCTTCCTGCCCTCTGTGCTTGCGGGCGAAGAAGGCATAGAAGGAGTAAAGAACCTCATCCGCTCCTACTTCAAGCTTGGCGGCCACCACATCCAGTTCAACGTAGTAGACCAGGAAACGCTCCGCGACGCCCAGACCAACCCCGACAACTACCGCGGCCTCCTCGTCCGTGTAGCCGGCTACAGCGATTACTTCGTAGACCTTGACAACTACCAGCAGGAAGAAATAATCGCAAGAAACGCACAGGAAGGCTTCTAG
- a CDS encoding glycyl-radical enzyme activating protein, whose protein sequence is MSKKGVIFDIKRYSIHDGPGTRTTVHLKGCPLVCQWCHNPESQSVMPVVLFRAERCIACGSCVKACPNGAVSVTGGALVTDDALCNGCGACCDACPAEAREICGRPYTVEQLMEQLHKDEIFFRDGGGVTFSGGEPFMQPEFLFDALDSCGAAGFHRALDTCGFVQKSIIMDSVKRAELYLYDIKHMDPEKHKEYTGVDNVVILENLAAIAEAGAKINIRVPFMPGLNSGDENMHALGKFVRPLSGITAVNILPYHTVAKGKHDRWHMEYKLEELLPPTENQTRHAAAILEGYGLKVHIGG, encoded by the coding sequence TTGAGTAAAAAAGGCGTTATTTTCGACATCAAAAGATATTCCATACACGACGGGCCGGGCACGCGCACCACGGTGCATTTAAAAGGCTGCCCGCTCGTCTGCCAGTGGTGCCATAACCCGGAGAGCCAGTCGGTAATGCCCGTGGTGCTCTTTCGCGCCGAACGCTGCATCGCCTGCGGTTCCTGCGTCAAAGCCTGTCCAAACGGCGCCGTCTCTGTGACGGGCGGCGCACTCGTCACAGACGACGCCCTCTGCAACGGCTGCGGCGCCTGCTGCGACGCCTGCCCTGCTGAAGCGCGCGAAATATGCGGGCGCCCCTACACTGTGGAGCAGCTCATGGAACAGCTTCACAAAGATGAGATATTTTTCCGCGATGGCGGGGGAGTAACCTTCTCAGGCGGCGAACCCTTCATGCAGCCCGAGTTCCTCTTTGACGCGCTTGACTCCTGCGGCGCGGCCGGCTTCCACAGAGCGCTTGATACCTGCGGCTTCGTCCAGAAAAGCATCATAATGGACTCCGTCAAACGCGCAGAGCTCTACCTTTACGACATAAAGCACATGGACCCGGAAAAACACAAAGAATACACCGGAGTGGACAACGTCGTCATCCTTGAGAACCTGGCGGCGATCGCCGAAGCGGGCGCAAAGATAAACATCCGCGTTCCGTTCATGCCCGGGCTAAACAGCGGCGACGAAAACATGCACGCGCTTGGCAAATTCGTGCGTCCGCTTTCCGGCATAACCGCCGTAAACATCCTGCCCTACCACACCGTAGCAAAAGGCAAGCACGACCGCTGGCACATGGAGTACAAACTCGAAGAGCTTCTTCCGCCGACAGAGAACCAGACGCGGCACGCGGCGGCCATCCTTGAGGGCTACGGACTAAAAGTACATATCGGCGGTTAG
- a CDS encoding GntR family transcriptional regulator produces MTCESHFTLKSLREQVYDYLRIQMNEGKIRPGSFLNLNDISRELGMSRTPLRDALFQLESEGFITIFPRRGVVVNALSLEKIRNIYEMLGALESAVLVLVAVRFRDPDAELMEKYNQQMRKALDQNNFTLFYDTNLKFHNVYLDLADNPEMTHSIKIHKERLYDFPRNKSFVKEWELHSLDEHNIIIELMRAHDFNGAADYVRDVHWSFAVQERFIRKYYFAKHLDLDISSEEETVSVE; encoded by the coding sequence ATGACGTGTGAATCGCATTTTACATTAAAATCGCTCAGAGAACAGGTTTACGATTATCTTCGTATCCAGATGAACGAGGGGAAGATACGCCCCGGCTCGTTCCTCAACCTGAACGACATCAGCCGCGAGCTTGGAATGAGCCGCACGCCTCTTCGCGACGCGCTTTTCCAGCTAGAGTCGGAGGGATTCATCACCATCTTCCCAAGGCGCGGCGTCGTCGTAAACGCCCTTTCCCTCGAAAAGATCCGCAACATCTACGAGATGCTGGGCGCGCTTGAATCTGCCGTGCTCGTGCTGGTCGCCGTGCGTTTTCGCGACCCCGATGCGGAACTTATGGAAAAATATAACCAGCAGATGCGCAAGGCGCTGGACCAGAATAATTTTACGCTGTTCTACGACACCAATCTGAAATTTCACAACGTCTATCTTGACTTAGCGGACAACCCTGAGATGACCCATTCGATAAAAATCCACAAAGAACGTCTCTACGATTTTCCGCGCAACAAATCATTTGTAAAAGAATGGGAGCTTCATTCGCTCGACGAGCACAACATCATCATAGAACTTATGCGCGCGCACGACTTCAACGGCGCCGCCGACTACGTCCGCGACGTTCACTGGTCCTTCGCGGTCCAGGAACGCTTCATACGCAAATATTATTTCGCAAAGCATCTAGACCTTGACATATCGTCGGAAGAGGAGACTGTTTCTGTTGAGTAA
- a CDS encoding aminotransferase class I/II-fold pyridoxal phosphate-dependent enzyme, with product MKIKTFKLERLFARYSAMAKYMLSQSSCEGITMNEVLEMADPECLALWDNLSLGYTRPQGFPLLREAIAARYHSIRPSDILELTPEEGIFIFMNNMLDQGDEVIVMHPTLPSLYELPRALGCKVIKWPLEVTSWGWRLDVNFLADNLSPKTKLIVMNVPNNPTGYIPVRTEMDRILNLADRNGTWIFNEETYRGMEHDPAAVLPSIADIYPRGVAVGGLNKYGLPGTRMGWLISKNRQMIEECAGYKDYTTLCNNAPGEVLATIAMRNAPDLLQRNHKIVLENLNIAEGFFKKNRDLFQWIQPNGGATAFPRLLPPFDVTEMCEKAMTEKELLIIGERAFGLDTNHFRVGLGRRDFSKALAVFAEIVDEMREKKEKSI from the coding sequence ATGAAAATTAAAACATTCAAGCTCGAAAGATTATTCGCCCGCTACTCGGCAATGGCAAAGTATATGCTGAGCCAGTCTTCATGCGAGGGCATCACAATGAACGAGGTCCTTGAGATGGCGGACCCTGAGTGTCTGGCGCTTTGGGACAATCTCAGCCTCGGCTACACAAGGCCGCAGGGCTTTCCGCTGCTGCGCGAAGCGATAGCCGCGCGGTACCACTCAATACGTCCCTCCGACATCCTTGAGCTGACGCCCGAAGAGGGCATTTTCATCTTTATGAACAATATGCTGGATCAGGGCGACGAGGTGATCGTCATGCACCCGACGCTGCCGTCGCTTTATGAGCTTCCGCGTGCGCTGGGATGCAAGGTGATCAAGTGGCCTCTTGAAGTGACTAGCTGGGGCTGGCGCCTTGACGTGAATTTCCTTGCGGACAACCTTTCGCCGAAGACAAAGCTTATCGTCATGAACGTGCCGAACAACCCCACGGGATATATCCCGGTGCGCACCGAGATGGACAGGATACTGAACCTCGCTGACAGAAACGGCACGTGGATATTCAACGAAGAGACTTACCGCGGCATGGAGCACGACCCGGCGGCGGTGCTGCCGTCGATAGCCGACATTTATCCGCGCGGCGTAGCGGTGGGCGGCCTCAATAAATATGGACTTCCCGGCACGCGCATGGGATGGCTCATTTCAAAGAACCGCCAGATGATAGAAGAGTGCGCGGGATACAAGGACTACACGACGCTCTGCAACAACGCCCCCGGCGAGGTGCTGGCCACGATAGCGATGCGCAACGCGCCCGACCTGCTGCAGCGCAACCACAAGATCGTGCTGGAAAACCTCAATATAGCGGAGGGCTTCTTCAAGAAGAACCGCGACCTCTTCCAGTGGATACAGCCAAATGGAGGCGCCACCGCCTTCCCGCGTCTTCTGCCGCCGTTTGACGTGACGGAGATGTGCGAAAAGGCTATGACGGAAAAAGAACTTCTGATAATAGGCGAACGCGCCTTCGGCCTCGACACGAACCATTTCCGCGTTGGCTTGGGCCGCCGCGACTTCAGCAAGGCGCTTGCCGTCTTTGCGGAGATAGTCGACGAGATGCGCGAAAAAAAGGAAAAATCCATATAG
- a CDS encoding PLP-dependent aminotransferase family protein, with product MRYSDRILTTPSSFIRDILKVTQDPTVISFAGGLPNPISFPEEALKESACRIIDENGGKVFQYSTTEGLLPLRQYIADKYNKNFGLNIKTDDVLITTGSQQALDLIAKVLLNKGDRLIIEEPGYLGAIQAFCMFEPEFLPVTLEEDGLDLEKLEDALKQERVKFAYVVPNFQNPSGLTYSKERREKICALFEKYDTVLVEDDPYGELRFKGTHLPYIGAGKLAHSVVLGTFSKTVTPGMRLGYIITQDGELMHHLVTAKQSSDLHSNIFAQYLIEDYLAHNEYQSHVEKITKLYRTQADAMLAAMKEFFPDNVKFTEPEGGMFIWVTLPEGVSSLDIFHKAMEKKVAFVPGDPFYANKHDVNTFRLNYTNSTPEVIREGIKRLAEVL from the coding sequence ATGCGCTATTCAGACAGAATTTTAACTACGCCTTCTTCGTTTATACGCGATATTTTGAAGGTGACACAGGACCCGACGGTCATCTCTTTCGCGGGCGGCCTGCCAAACCCCATCTCTTTCCCCGAAGAGGCGCTTAAAGAGTCCGCCTGCCGTATTATTGATGAAAACGGAGGGAAGGTTTTTCAATATTCGACAACGGAGGGGCTTCTGCCGCTTCGCCAGTATATCGCCGACAAGTACAACAAAAATTTCGGCCTGAATATCAAGACGGACGACGTGCTTATCACAACAGGTTCCCAGCAGGCGCTCGACCTCATAGCTAAAGTGCTGCTCAACAAGGGCGACCGCCTGATCATCGAGGAGCCGGGCTACCTTGGCGCAATACAGGCTTTTTGCATGTTCGAGCCGGAGTTCCTCCCCGTGACGCTGGAAGAGGACGGCCTTGACCTTGAAAAATTAGAGGATGCTCTGAAACAAGAGCGCGTAAAATTCGCCTACGTCGTGCCGAACTTCCAGAACCCCTCGGGCCTCACCTACTCGAAGGAGCGCCGCGAAAAAATATGCGCGCTATTTGAAAAATACGACACCGTGCTCGTTGAGGACGACCCGTACGGGGAACTGCGCTTCAAAGGCACACATCTGCCTTATATAGGCGCGGGCAAGCTGGCGCACAGCGTCGTTCTCGGCACCTTCTCAAAGACTGTGACGCCGGGGATGCGGCTTGGCTACATCATCACGCAGGACGGCGAGCTTATGCACCATCTTGTCACGGCAAAACAATCCAGCGACCTGCATTCAAACATTTTCGCGCAGTACCTGATAGAGGACTACCTGGCGCACAACGAATACCAGAGCCACGTGGAAAAGATAACAAAGCTCTACCGCACGCAGGCCGACGCGATGCTCGCCGCGATGAAGGAATTTTTCCCTGACAACGTCAAGTTCACAGAGCCGGAGGGCGGCATGTTCATCTGGGTGACGCTTCCCGAAGGCGTCTCGTCGCTTGATATATTCCACAAGGCTATGGAGAAAAAAGTGGCCTTCGTACCGGGAGACCCCTTCTACGCAAACAAGCATGACGTCAACACCTTTAGGCTCAACTACACGAACTCGACCCCCGAAGTTATCCGCGAGGGAATTAAGAGGCTAGCCGAGGTCCTGTAG
- a CDS encoding LarC family nickel insertion protein — protein MKTLYIDCGMGAAGDMLMAALLELHPAPETFIEKMNALGIPGVAISAAPCVKCGITGTHVTVTVGGAEEESADASCHHHHHHHHHHHDAHSHAHEHAGMHEIEHLISHLELPEAVRSDVLSVYSLIACAESLVHGRPVAEVHFHEVGAMDAIADIVGVSLLLSEIAPERIIASPIHVGSGHVHCAHGVLPVPAPATAQILRGVPIYGGALRGELCTPTGAALLKHFVAAFAPMPVIKIAKIGYGMGKKDFEWANCVRAMLGETD, from the coding sequence ATGAAGACGCTTTACATTGACTGCGGCATGGGCGCCGCGGGCGACATGCTCATGGCGGCGCTGCTTGAGCTGCACCCGGCCCCTGAAACATTTATTGAAAAAATGAACGCGCTTGGCATTCCGGGCGTTGCAATATCGGCCGCGCCATGCGTAAAATGCGGCATAACGGGAACTCATGTCACCGTCACGGTAGGCGGCGCGGAGGAAGAAAGCGCCGACGCCTCCTGTCACCACCACCACCACCATCATCACCATCACCACGACGCGCATAGCCACGCGCACGAACACGCGGGGATGCACGAGATAGAACATCTTATCTCGCACCTTGAGCTGCCGGAGGCGGTGCGCTCCGACGTGCTGTCCGTCTATTCCCTTATCGCCTGCGCTGAGAGTCTTGTACACGGCAGGCCCGTAGCCGAGGTGCATTTCCACGAGGTGGGCGCGATGGACGCAATAGCCGACATCGTTGGAGTATCCCTGCTGCTGAGTGAGATAGCGCCTGAGCGGATAATTGCCTCGCCCATCCATGTAGGAAGCGGCCACGTTCACTGCGCGCACGGCGTGCTGCCGGTGCCGGCTCCCGCCACGGCGCAGATACTGCGCGGCGTGCCCATATACGGCGGCGCTCTGCGCGGCGAGCTCTGCACGCCGACGGGGGCCGCGCTCCTAAAACATTTTGTAGCGGCTTTTGCGCCGATGCCAGTCATAAAAATTGCAAAGATAGGCTATGGCATGGGCAAAAAAGATTTTGAATGGGCAAACTGCGTAAGGGCGATGCTGGGCGAGACTGACTAG
- the larB gene encoding nickel pincer cofactor biosynthesis protein LarB, whose translation MDKKEIREMLEKLSTGSATVDEVMLKLKTEPFEDLGFAKLDRHRALRQGAAEVIYGAGKRPEQIAEITAAMLADGQKTVLITRMSEEAAAVVGRSSPLRYYEVGRIGVAGEMPIPDGRGKIVVATGGTSDIPVAEEAALTAEALGNEVTRLYDVGVAGIHRLLAHNDDIMSASAIIAIAGMEGALASVVGGLADCPVIAVPTSVGYGASFGGLSALLSMLNSCASGVSVVNIDNGFGAGYLAGMINHIGVK comes from the coding sequence ATGGATAAAAAAGAGATAAGGGAAATGCTGGAGAAGCTTTCCACAGGCTCCGCCACTGTGGACGAGGTGATGCTGAAACTCAAAACGGAGCCCTTTGAGGACCTGGGCTTTGCAAAGCTCGACCGCCACAGGGCGCTTAGGCAGGGCGCGGCGGAGGTGATCTACGGCGCTGGCAAAAGGCCGGAGCAGATAGCGGAGATAACGGCCGCGATGCTCGCGGATGGACAAAAAACCGTCCTCATAACGCGCATGAGCGAAGAGGCCGCGGCCGTTGTGGGGCGCTCATCGCCGCTGCGCTATTACGAGGTGGGCAGAATAGGCGTCGCGGGCGAAATGCCAATCCCTGACGGCAGAGGGAAAATCGTCGTAGCCACTGGCGGCACAAGCGACATTCCCGTAGCGGAGGAGGCGGCGCTTACGGCGGAAGCTTTGGGAAACGAAGTGACTCGCCTTTACGACGTAGGAGTTGCAGGCATCCACAGGCTGCTTGCGCACAACGACGACATCATGAGCGCCTCCGCCATAATCGCCATAGCGGGCATGGAAGGCGCGCTTGCAAGCGTAGTAGGCGGGCTTGCGGACTGCCCCGTCATAGCCGTTCCAACCAGCGTAGGATACGGCGCCTCCTTCGGAGGGCTTTCCGCGCTGCTTTCCATGCTCAACTCATGCGCAAGCGGCGTCTCCGTCGTGAACATTGACAACGGCTTCGGCGCCGGCTACCTTGCCGGCATGATAAACCACATTGGAGTGAAATAA
- a CDS encoding ABC transporter ATP-binding protein: MLEIEQFSAAYPDGTKGVADISLRIADGENAALIGANGAGKTSLIMALVGVLPSSGTAVIGGVRLTKATVAEVRARAGVVFQNPDDQLFMASIYDDIAFGPRNMGLCEDEVKMRVGEVLSLLKIEHLAKKTALKMSGGEKRMAALASVLAMEPQVTLFDEPTAFLDPRARRNLINVLRGLPHTKLIATHDLAFAEELCERSILLKEGRVFADGPSKELLRDAALMEECGVEAIGA, encoded by the coding sequence ATGCTTGAAATAGAACAATTCTCCGCAGCCTATCCTGATGGGACTAAGGGCGTGGCTGATATAAGCCTGCGGATCGCGGACGGTGAGAACGCAGCTCTCATAGGAGCCAACGGCGCGGGGAAGACCTCGCTCATCATGGCGCTTGTTGGGGTGCTGCCATCGTCAGGGACGGCGGTCATAGGCGGCGTGCGCCTCACGAAGGCCACTGTGGCCGAGGTGCGCGCAAGGGCCGGCGTCGTCTTTCAAAACCCAGACGACCAGCTTTTCATGGCCTCGATATACGACGACATCGCCTTTGGCCCGCGCAACATGGGGCTTTGCGAGGACGAGGTCAAAATGCGTGTTGGCGAGGTGCTTTCGCTGCTAAAGATAGAGCATCTGGCGAAAAAGACGGCGCTTAAGATGTCCGGCGGAGAAAAACGCATGGCGGCGCTTGCTTCGGTTCTGGCAATGGAGCCGCAGGTGACGCTCTTTGACGAGCCGACCGCTTTTCTCGACCCGAGGGCGCGGCGCAACCTCATAAACGTTCTGCGCGGTCTGCCTCACACAAAGCTGATAGCGACGCACGACCTCGCTTTTGCGGAGGAGCTGTGCGAGCGTTCCATACTGCTGAAAGAGGGGCGGGTATTTGCCGACGGCCCGTCGAAAGAACTTTTGCGCGACGCGGCGCTGATGGAAGAATGCGGCGTAGAGGCGATAGGCGCCTGA
- the cbiQ gene encoding cobalt ECF transporter T component CbiQ yields the protein MSDLRSSIYEIYSLEQASGGDSPIHRLHPAVKIAATLFYIILVVSFGRYELSALAPFVLYPVAASSFAGVPCSMIFKRTLTALPFCLFAGVSNVFFDVSAAFTVGAVTVSAGWLSFAAIVFRTLLCVSAVLVLVAVTPFTELTRELRAMRLPSVFISLFEMTYRYVGALAAEAFSMYTAYSLRGKNKRGIEMKDMGSFAGQLLIRSFDRAERVYQAMRCRGYPAAAGGMQARPLSVRDLLFLVAVCASSLFFRFVNVPVLIGRLF from the coding sequence ATGTCGGATCTGCGCAGCAGCATATATGAGATATATTCATTGGAACAGGCCTCAGGCGGCGATTCTCCCATACACCGGCTGCACCCGGCTGTGAAGATCGCGGCCACGCTCTTTTACATCATTCTCGTCGTTTCCTTCGGCCGCTATGAACTTTCGGCTCTTGCGCCGTTTGTGCTCTATCCCGTCGCCGCGTCGTCGTTTGCTGGAGTCCCGTGCTCTATGATATTCAAGAGGACGCTCACAGCGCTGCCTTTCTGTCTTTTTGCCGGCGTGTCGAATGTCTTTTTCGACGTTTCCGCCGCGTTTACAGTAGGTGCTGTCACGGTGAGCGCGGGCTGGCTTTCTTTTGCCGCCATTGTATTCCGCACGCTGCTTTGCGTCTCCGCTGTCCTAGTGCTTGTCGCTGTCACGCCGTTTACGGAGCTTACGCGCGAGCTTCGCGCCATGCGGCTGCCTTCTGTATTTATTTCGCTTTTTGAGATGACCTACCGTTATGTCGGGGCGCTTGCGGCGGAGGCATTTTCGATGTATACGGCCTATTCGCTGCGCGGCAAAAATAAGCGCGGCATTGAGATGAAAGACATGGGCAGCTTTGCGGGGCAGCTGCTCATCAGGAGCTTTGACCGCGCGGAACGCGTCTATCAGGCGATGCGCTGTCGCGGCTACCCTGCGGCGGCAGGCGGGATGCAGGCGCGCCCACTTTCGGTGCGTGACCTTTTATTTCTCGTAGCCGTCTGCGCTTCGTCGCTTTTTTTTCGTTTTGTAAATGTACCTGTGCTCATTGGGAGGCTCTTTTGA